One Carassius auratus strain Wakin chromosome 4, ASM336829v1, whole genome shotgun sequence DNA segment encodes these proteins:
- the LOC113066149 gene encoding zinc finger protein 271-like — MVFIKEEIEENTSEIKEEEPETCRIKHEERGEFIEESEENKKWSEVEKKNHVKTGEKPLTCSQTKQEDLKKRAFTCTLCGKSFTYKYHLDFHMRVHTGEKPFTCNQCGNSFAHLKTLKRHMRIHTGEKPYKCSHCDKTFRHSSHLKTHKRIHTGEKPYKCSHCDKRFNNSSSLKMHERIHTGEKPYTCNQCGNSFAHLTTLNRHMRIHTGDKPIKCSHCDKRFNNSSNLKMHERIHTGEKPYACDQCEKCFTRLSQLKDHLNIHAGEKPYSCVQCDKKFMRASNLKNHLTVHTKEKPYSCYLCGKSFSRFSNLKGHQKIHTGEREYICSECGNTFTSADSLKQHERIHTEEKPYKCSHCDKRFRNSSNLKTHERIHTGEKPFECSHCDKRFTQSVHLITHERIHTGEKPYKCSHCDKIFRNSSYLKTHERIHTGEKPYTCSQCEKCFTHSSQLRDHMNIHAGKKPYSCVQCDKTFLRASDLKKHLTVHTKEKNLSFLGENIFSIVKIYQKTHTGVKKYKCSKCENTFTSGGSLKQHERIHTGEKPY, encoded by the coding sequence agTTTATTGAAGAAAGTGAGGAGAACAAAAAATGGAGTGAAGTTGAGaagaaaaatcatgtcaaaactggagaaaaacctttgacttgctctcaaaccaaacaggAAGATCTAAAGAAAAGAGCTTTCACCTGTActctgtgtggaaagagtttcacatacAAATATCATCTTGAttttcacatgagagttcatactggagagaaaccgttcacTTGTAATCAATGTGGAAATAGTTTTGCACACTTAAAAACCCTTAAGAGACACAtgagaatccacactggagaaaaaccttataagtgttcacactgtgacaagacatTTAGACACTCATCACATCTCAAAACACAtaagaggatccacactggagaaaaaccttataagtgttcacactgtgacaagagattcaataattcatcaagtctgaaaatgcatgagaggatccacactggagagaaaccgtacacttGTAATCAATGTGGAAATAGTTTTGCACACTTAACAACCCTTAATAGACACAtgagaatccacactggagatAAACCtattaagtgttcacactgtgacaagagattcaataattcatcaaatctgaaaatgcatgagaggatccacactggagagaaaccgtacgcTTGTGATCAGTGTGAGAAGTGTTTCACACGCTTATCACAACTGAAGGATCACTTGAACATCCACGCTGGAGAGAAACCCTACTCATGTGTTCAATGTGATAAAAAATTTATGAGGGCTTCAAACCTGAAGAATCACCTCACagttcatacaaaggagaagCCGTATTCATGttatttgtgtggaaagagtttttcacgcTTTTCAAATTTGAAAGgacatcagaaaatacatactggtGAGAGAGAGTACATATGCTCTgagtgtggaaacactttcacTTCAGCGGACAGTTTAAAAcagcatgagaggatccacactgaagaaaaaccttataagtgttcacactgtgacaagagattcagaaactcatctaatctgaaaacacatgagaggatccacactggagaaaaaccttttgagtgttcacactgtgacaagagattcactcAGTCAGTACATCTgataacacatgagaggatccacactggagaaaaaccttataagtgttcacactgtgacaagataTTCAGAAACTCATcgtatctgaaaacacatgagaggatccacactggagagaaaccgtacacttGTAGTCAGTGTGAGAAGTGTTTCACACACTCATCACAACTTAGGGATCATATGAACATCCACGCTGGAAAGAAACCCTACTCATGTGTTCAAtgtgataaaacatttttgagggcttcagacctgaagaaacacctgacagttcatacaaaggagaagAATTTAAGTTTTTTaggtgaaaatattttttcaattgtgaaaatatatcaaaaaacACATACTGGTGTCAAAAAGTACAAGTGCTCCAAGTGTGAAAACACTTTTACGTCAGGGGGCAGTTTAAAAcagcatgagaggatccacactggagagaaaccttattag